From Gopherus flavomarginatus isolate rGopFla2 chromosome 16, rGopFla2.mat.asm, whole genome shotgun sequence, a single genomic window includes:
- the KCNH3 gene encoding potassium voltage-gated channel subfamily H member 3 isoform X2, with protein MPAAMRGLLAPQNTFLDTIATRFNGTHSNFVLGNAQVRSSFPVVYCSDGFCDLTGFSRAEVMQRCCACTFLYGPDTRQLVRQQIRKALDERQEFKAELILYRKSGTPFWCLLDVVPIKNEKGEVALFLVSHKDITDSKSRPGAESWKEGGKRRFGRAGARGFHASRRRSRAVLYHLSGHLQKQGRSNHKLNKGVFGDKPSLPEYKVAAIRKSPFILLHYGAFKAGWDGLILLATLYVAVTVPYSVCVGAGSDEGLTAGRGPPSVCDLCVEILFILDIVLNFRTTFVSKSGQVVFDPHSIFLHYLTSWFLLDLLAALPFDLLYAFKVNVYFGAHLLKTVRLLRLLRLLPNLDRYSQYSAVVLTLLMIVFALLAHWVACVWFFIGQLEIESSRSELPEIGWLQELARRLESPYYLARKSCRSPANGTGPGGPPGANCSLNGSSWELLGGPSLRSSYLTSLYFALSSLTSVGFGNVSANTDTEKIFSICTMLIGALMHAVVFGNVTAIIQRMYARRFLYHSRTRDLRDFIRIHRIPKALRQRMLEFFQTSWALHNGIDAHELLRTLPDELRADIAMHLNKELLQLPVFEAASRGCLRALSLSIKPAFCTPGEFLIRRGDALQALYFVGSGSMEVLRDDTVLAILGKGDLLGCDLSGQERVIKANADVKGLTYCDLQCLSLRGLGESLVLYPEFARKFRQEIRAELSYNLGSAGAQADTSSLNGDNTLLEDEAAQDSPVPPPHSPASPALEPSSSPQPPPGCPPSAMGAKLLSPRRGILPRTQRLPPAAGPQALQLHSLPCMGPPDLSPRVVDGIEEDACGSDKFTFSFQVGPSGPDCSSPSTGPGGLGANLLSPLAPESGLLAIPLGPAELTGADAIEKLRQAVAELSGQVLQMREGLQSVHQALQLFLLSQPPAPLTRPEGTFPSAALLQPLRVETGISAFYLHSSAHGPCLNATCPHARPVPPWACAPPASHSSPWTSAGGTDAELPANTAPAPAELGSTWPTAGPTAAPGGHHGAMHPPQAPPAAETDPQGPPAPAALPLPWDPPGLEMVLLGCHGAVGAPCWPREEGTGM; from the exons ACAGTAACTTTGTGCTGGGCAATGCGCAGGTGCGCAGCAGCTTCCCAGTGGTTTACTGCTCCGACGGCTTCTGCGACTTGACGGGCTTCTCGCGGGCCGAGGTCATGCAGCGCTGTTGCGCCTGCACCTTCCTCTACGGGCCCGACACCCGCCAGCTCGTCCGCCAGCAGATCCGCAAGGCGCTGGACGAGCGCCAGGAGTTCAAGGCTGAGCTGATCCTCTACAGGAAGAGCG GTACTCCCTTCTGGTGCCTCCTGGACGTGGTGCCCATTAAGAACGAGAAGGGCGAGGTGGCGCTTTTCCTGGTCTCCCACAAAGACATTACCGACAGCAAGAGCCGGCCGGGTGCCGAGAGCTGGAAGGAAG GTGGGAAGCGCCGGTTCGGCCGGGCCGGCGCCAGAGGGTTCCATGCCAGCCGGCGCCGGAGCCGGGCTGTGCTCTACCACCTCTCCGGGCACCTGCAGAAACAGGGCAGGAGCAACCACAAGCTCAACAAG GGCGTGTTCGGGGACAAGCCCTCGCTCCCCGAGTACAAGGTGGCCGCGATCCGGAAGTCGCCCTTCATCCTGCTGCATTACGGCGCCTTCAAGGCCGGCTGGGACGGGCTCATCCTGCTGGCCACGCTCTATGTGGCCGTGACGGTGCCCTACAGCGTCTGTGTCGGCGCCGGCTCCGACGAGGGGCTCACGGCCGGCCGCGGCCCCCCCAGCGTCTGCGACCTGTGCGTGGAGATCCTCTTCATCCTGG ACATCGTGCTCAATTTCCGCACCACCTTCGTCAGCAAGTCGGGCCAGGTGGTGTTCGACCCACACTCCATCTTCCTGCACTACCTCACCAGCTGGTTCCTGCTGGACTTGCTCGCTGCCCTGCCCTTCGACCTGCTCTACGCCTTCAAGGTCAACGTG TATTTCGGGGCTCACCTGCTGAAGACGGTGCGGCTTCTGCGGCTGCTGCGGCTGCTGCCGAACCTGGACCGGTACTCGCAGTACAGCGCCGTGGTGCTGACGCTGCTCATGATCGTCTTCGCCCTGCTGGCCCACTGGGTCGCCTGCGTCTGGTTCTTCATCGGCCAGCTGGAGATCGAGAGCAGCCGCTCAGAGCTGCCAGAGATCG GTTGGCTCCAGGAGCTGGCGCGGCGTCTTGAGAGCCCCTACTACCTGGCGAGGAAGAGCTGCAGATCCCCGGCCAATGGGACGGGCCCGGGGGGGCCCCCCGGGGCCAACTGCAGCCTCAacgggagcagctgggagctgctggggggcccGTCTCTGCGCAGCTCCTACCTCACCTCCCTCTACTTCGCCCTCAGCAGCCTGACCAGCGTCGGCTTCGGCAACGTCTCGGCCAACACCGACACTGAGAAAATCTTCTCCATCTGCACCATGCTCATCGGGG CGCTGATGCACGCCGTGGTGTTCGGGAACGTGACGGCCATTATCCAGCGCATGTACGCCCGGCGTTTCCTCTACCACAGCCGCACCCGCGACCTGCGGGATTTCATCCGCATCCACCGCATCCCCAAGGCACTCAGACAGCGCATGCTGGAGTTCTTCCAGACCAGCTGGGCCCTGCACAACGGCATCGACGCCCACGAG CTGCTGCGGACCCTGCCGGACGAGCTGCGGGCCGACATCGCCATGCACCTGAAcaaggagctgctgcagctgccggTGTTCGAGGCGGCGAGCCGGGGCTGCCTCCGCGCCCTCTCGCTCAGCATCAAGCCGGCGTTCTGCACCCCGGGCGAGTTCCTCATCCGCCGGGGCGACGCCCTGCAGGCCCTCTACTTCGTGGGCTCGGGCTCCATGGAAGTGCTGAGGGATGACACCGTCCTGGCCATCCTAG GGAAGGGCGACCTGCTGGGCTGCGACCTCTCGGGCCAGGAGCGCGTGATCAAGGCCAACGCGGACGTCAAGGGTCTGACCTACTGTGATCTGCAGTGCCTGAGCCTGCGGGGGCTGGGCGAGAGCCTGGTGCTGTACCCCGAGTTCGCCCGCAAGTTCCGCCAGGAGATCCGCGCCGAGCTCAGCTACAACCTGGGCAGCGCCGGGGCCCAG gccgaCACCAGCTCGCTGAATGGTGACAATACTCTGCTGGAGGACGAGGCGGCACAGGACTCCCCGGTGCCCCCGCCCCACTcgccagccagcccagccctggagccCTCGTCCAGCCCCCAGccgccccctggctgccccccctCAGCTATGGGAGCCAAGCTGCTGTCGCCCAGGAGGGGCATCCTGCCCCGGACGCAGCGCCTGCCACCCGCTGCCggcccccaggccctgcagctccACAGCCTGCCCTGCATGGGGCCCCCCGACCTCAGCCCCAG GGTGGTGGACGGCATCGAGGAAGACGCCTGCGGCTCGGACAAGTTCACATTCAGCTTCCAGGTTGGCCCCTCAGGCCCGGACTGCAGCAGCCCCTCCACCGGGCCAG GAGGGCTAGGCGCTAACCTGCTATCTCCCCTTGCCCCAGAGAGCGGGCTGCTCGCTATCCCCCTGGGCCCCGCGGAGCTGACGGGCGCTGACGCCATCGAGAAGCTGCGGCAGGCG gtggCCGAGCTGTCGGGGCAGGTCCTGCAGATGCGCGAGGGGCTGCAGTCGGTGcaccaggccctgcagctcttcctgctgtcccagccGCCGGCTCCGCTCACCCGCCCCGAGGGcaccttccccagcgccgccctgcTGCAGCCGCTGCGCGTGGAGACGGGCATCTCGGCCTTCTACCTGCACAGCTCCGCACACGGCCCGTGTCTCAACGCAACCTGCCCCCACGCCCGGCCTGTGCCCCCGTGGGCCTGTGCCCCGCccgcctcccacagctccccgtGGACCTCGGCAGGGGGGACGGACGCGGAGCTCCCAGCtaacacagcccctgccccggcgGAGCTCGGCAGCACGTGGCCAACGGCCGGCCCCACGGCAGCACCGGGTGGACACCACGGGGCCATGCACCCCCCACAGGCTCCGCCAGCCGCTGAGACAGACCCCCAGGGACCTCCGGCTCCGGCCGCTTTGCCTCTGCCCTGGGACCCGCCCGGCCTGGAGATGGTGCTGCTGGGCTGCCACGGTGCCGtgggtgccccctgctggccccggGAGGAGGGCACAGGCATGTGA
- the KCNH3 gene encoding potassium voltage-gated channel subfamily H member 3 isoform X1, whose product MPAAMRGLLAPQNTFLDTIATRFNGTHSNFVLGNAQVRSSFPVVYCSDGFCDLTGFSRAEVMQRCCACTFLYGPDTRQLVRQQIRKALDERQEFKAELILYRKSGTPFWCLLDVVPIKNEKGEVALFLVSHKDITDSKSRPGAESWKEGGKRRFGRAGARGFHASRRRSRAVLYHLSGHLQKQGRSNHKLNKGVFGDKPSLPEYKVAAIRKSPFILLHYGAFKAGWDGLILLATLYVAVTVPYSVCVGAGSDEGLTAGRGPPSVCDLCVEILFILDIVLNFRTTFVSKSGQVVFDPHSIFLHYLTSWFLLDLLAALPFDLLYAFKVNVYFGAHLLKTVRLLRLLRLLPNLDRYSQYSAVVLTLLMIVFALLAHWVACVWFFIGQLEIESSRSELPEIGWLQELARRLESPYYLARKSCRSPANGTGPGGPPGANCSLNGSSWELLGGPSLRSSYLTSLYFALSSLTSVGFGNVSANTDTEKIFSICTMLIGALMHAVVFGNVTAIIQRMYARRFLYHSRTRDLRDFIRIHRIPKALRQRMLEFFQTSWALHNGIDAHELLRTLPDELRADIAMHLNKELLQLPVFEAASRGCLRALSLSIKPAFCTPGEFLIRRGDALQALYFVGSGSMEVLRDDTVLAILGKGDLLGCDLSGQERVIKANADVKGLTYCDLQCLSLRGLGESLVLYPEFARKFRQEIRAELSYNLGSAGAQADTSSLNGDNTLLEDEAAQDSPVPPPHSPASPALEPSSSPQPPPGCPPSAMGAKLLSPRRGILPRTQRLPPAAGPQALQLHSLPCMGPPDLSPRVVDGIEEDACGSDKFTFSFQVGPSGPDCSSPSTGPESGLLAIPLGPAELTGADAIEKLRQAVSVWGAQHIGSHCPWHWALGGVQEVGQSIGTGFREPQARGEGRRPCLGVVLPPSL is encoded by the exons ACAGTAACTTTGTGCTGGGCAATGCGCAGGTGCGCAGCAGCTTCCCAGTGGTTTACTGCTCCGACGGCTTCTGCGACTTGACGGGCTTCTCGCGGGCCGAGGTCATGCAGCGCTGTTGCGCCTGCACCTTCCTCTACGGGCCCGACACCCGCCAGCTCGTCCGCCAGCAGATCCGCAAGGCGCTGGACGAGCGCCAGGAGTTCAAGGCTGAGCTGATCCTCTACAGGAAGAGCG GTACTCCCTTCTGGTGCCTCCTGGACGTGGTGCCCATTAAGAACGAGAAGGGCGAGGTGGCGCTTTTCCTGGTCTCCCACAAAGACATTACCGACAGCAAGAGCCGGCCGGGTGCCGAGAGCTGGAAGGAAG GTGGGAAGCGCCGGTTCGGCCGGGCCGGCGCCAGAGGGTTCCATGCCAGCCGGCGCCGGAGCCGGGCTGTGCTCTACCACCTCTCCGGGCACCTGCAGAAACAGGGCAGGAGCAACCACAAGCTCAACAAG GGCGTGTTCGGGGACAAGCCCTCGCTCCCCGAGTACAAGGTGGCCGCGATCCGGAAGTCGCCCTTCATCCTGCTGCATTACGGCGCCTTCAAGGCCGGCTGGGACGGGCTCATCCTGCTGGCCACGCTCTATGTGGCCGTGACGGTGCCCTACAGCGTCTGTGTCGGCGCCGGCTCCGACGAGGGGCTCACGGCCGGCCGCGGCCCCCCCAGCGTCTGCGACCTGTGCGTGGAGATCCTCTTCATCCTGG ACATCGTGCTCAATTTCCGCACCACCTTCGTCAGCAAGTCGGGCCAGGTGGTGTTCGACCCACACTCCATCTTCCTGCACTACCTCACCAGCTGGTTCCTGCTGGACTTGCTCGCTGCCCTGCCCTTCGACCTGCTCTACGCCTTCAAGGTCAACGTG TATTTCGGGGCTCACCTGCTGAAGACGGTGCGGCTTCTGCGGCTGCTGCGGCTGCTGCCGAACCTGGACCGGTACTCGCAGTACAGCGCCGTGGTGCTGACGCTGCTCATGATCGTCTTCGCCCTGCTGGCCCACTGGGTCGCCTGCGTCTGGTTCTTCATCGGCCAGCTGGAGATCGAGAGCAGCCGCTCAGAGCTGCCAGAGATCG GTTGGCTCCAGGAGCTGGCGCGGCGTCTTGAGAGCCCCTACTACCTGGCGAGGAAGAGCTGCAGATCCCCGGCCAATGGGACGGGCCCGGGGGGGCCCCCCGGGGCCAACTGCAGCCTCAacgggagcagctgggagctgctggggggcccGTCTCTGCGCAGCTCCTACCTCACCTCCCTCTACTTCGCCCTCAGCAGCCTGACCAGCGTCGGCTTCGGCAACGTCTCGGCCAACACCGACACTGAGAAAATCTTCTCCATCTGCACCATGCTCATCGGGG CGCTGATGCACGCCGTGGTGTTCGGGAACGTGACGGCCATTATCCAGCGCATGTACGCCCGGCGTTTCCTCTACCACAGCCGCACCCGCGACCTGCGGGATTTCATCCGCATCCACCGCATCCCCAAGGCACTCAGACAGCGCATGCTGGAGTTCTTCCAGACCAGCTGGGCCCTGCACAACGGCATCGACGCCCACGAG CTGCTGCGGACCCTGCCGGACGAGCTGCGGGCCGACATCGCCATGCACCTGAAcaaggagctgctgcagctgccggTGTTCGAGGCGGCGAGCCGGGGCTGCCTCCGCGCCCTCTCGCTCAGCATCAAGCCGGCGTTCTGCACCCCGGGCGAGTTCCTCATCCGCCGGGGCGACGCCCTGCAGGCCCTCTACTTCGTGGGCTCGGGCTCCATGGAAGTGCTGAGGGATGACACCGTCCTGGCCATCCTAG GGAAGGGCGACCTGCTGGGCTGCGACCTCTCGGGCCAGGAGCGCGTGATCAAGGCCAACGCGGACGTCAAGGGTCTGACCTACTGTGATCTGCAGTGCCTGAGCCTGCGGGGGCTGGGCGAGAGCCTGGTGCTGTACCCCGAGTTCGCCCGCAAGTTCCGCCAGGAGATCCGCGCCGAGCTCAGCTACAACCTGGGCAGCGCCGGGGCCCAG gccgaCACCAGCTCGCTGAATGGTGACAATACTCTGCTGGAGGACGAGGCGGCACAGGACTCCCCGGTGCCCCCGCCCCACTcgccagccagcccagccctggagccCTCGTCCAGCCCCCAGccgccccctggctgccccccctCAGCTATGGGAGCCAAGCTGCTGTCGCCCAGGAGGGGCATCCTGCCCCGGACGCAGCGCCTGCCACCCGCTGCCggcccccaggccctgcagctccACAGCCTGCCCTGCATGGGGCCCCCCGACCTCAGCCCCAG GGTGGTGGACGGCATCGAGGAAGACGCCTGCGGCTCGGACAAGTTCACATTCAGCTTCCAGGTTGGCCCCTCAGGCCCGGACTGCAGCAGCCCCTCCACCGGGCCAG AGAGCGGGCTGCTCGCTATCCCCCTGGGCCCCGCGGAGCTGACGGGCGCTGACGCCATCGAGAAGCTGCGGCAGGCGGTAAGCgtgtggggggctcagcacaTAGGCAGCCATTGCCCCTGGCACTGGGCCCTGGGTGGGGTCCAGGAAGTGGGGCAGAGCATTGGTACTGGGttcagggagccccaggccaggGGAGAGGGCAGAAGGCCCTGCCTGGGCGTGGTTCTCCCACCCAGCTTGTGA